The following are encoded together in the Osmia lignaria lignaria isolate PbOS001 chromosome 6, iyOsmLign1, whole genome shotgun sequence genome:
- the put gene encoding activin A receptor type 2 punt isoform X1: MMSAYATILPYLILGLLGPTLGHDVKGSSVCEFYNETMCTESQQECSGREECGPHDPGKRNHCYVLWQIDNATKKSIIKLKGCFLDSNDCYDRPHCIENSAERKKELFFCCCDGNMCNQNFTWDPHPTSSSKPGIQDPEPVPNTEQQIITLVLSISIPMLLLAIVLPFLYWCYRRRKLRYFNEVWKAYVPTLEPLPLPQPSPNLGLRPIQLLEIKARGRFGAVWKAQLKNEIVAVKVFPIQDKQSWQTEQEIFKLAHMDHEDILRFIGVEKRGDNLQTEFWLITAYHEKGSLCDYLKANVVTWPEMCRIAESMARGLMHLHEEIPANKADGYKPAVAHRDFKSKNVLLKSDMSACIADFGLALIFHPGKPCGDTHGQVGTRRYMAPEVLEGAINFTRDSFLRIDMYACGLVLWELASRCTVQDGPIGEYRLPFEDEVGLHPTLEDMQESVVHKKERPIILETWRKHPGLQSICDTMEECWDHDAEARLSASCVMERVATLSRTLVLNSSTLIRVDNTNETITTKESKMCFDEKILCIQY, encoded by the exons ATGATGTCCGCATATGCGACCATACTGCCATATCTCATCCTAGGATTGTTAG GTCCTACATTAGGGCACGATGTCAAAGGATCTTCAGTTTgcgaattttataatgaaacaaTGTGTACAGAATCCCAACAAGAATGTTCAGGAAGAGAAGAATGTGGACCACATGATCCAGGCAAAAGAAATCATTGTTATGTATTATGGCAAATTGACAATGCTACTAAAAAATCTATAATTAAGTTAaag ggGTGCTTTTTGGATAGTAATGATTGTTATGATAGACCACACTGCATTGAAAACAGTgcagaaaggaaaaaagaattatttttttgttGTTGCGATGGAAATATGTGTAATCAGAATTTTACATGGGATCCTCATCCAACTTCTTCTTCCAAACCTGGTATACAAG ATCCAGAACCTGTTCCAAATACAGAGCAACAAATAATAACACTCGTTTTATCAATATCAATACCTATGCTTCTTCTTGCTATTGTTCTGCCATTTTTGTATTGGTGTTATCGGCGGAGGAAGTTGAGATATTTCAACGAGGTTTGGAAGGCATAT GTTCCAACATTAGAACCTCTTCCATTACCACAACCATCTCCTAATTTGGGATTGCGTCCAATACAGCTTTTAGAGATTAAAGCTCGTGGTCGTTTTGGAGCAGTGTGGAAGGcacaattgaaaaatgaaattgttgcTGTAAAAGTATTTCCTATACAAGACAAACAGTCTTGGCAAACTGAACAAGAGATTTTCAAACTAGCACATATGGACCATGAAGATATATTACGTTTCATAGGTGTTGAAAAAAGAGGGGATAATTTACAAACTGAATTCTGGTTAATCACTGCATACCATGAAAAAGGTTCATTATGTGATTATTTGAAAGCAAATGTTGTTACATGGCCTGAAATGTGTAGAATAGCAGAATCTATGGCAAG AGGCTTGATGCACTTACATGAGGAAATTCCAGCCAATAAAGCAGATGGCTATAAACCTGCTGTGGCTCATAGGGATTTCAAGTCAAAAAATGTATTGCTAAAATCTGATATGAGTGCCTGTATAGCAGATTTTGGTTTAGCACTAATATTTCATCCCGGAAAACCCTGCGGCGATACCCACGGGCAG GTTGGAACGAGAAGGTATATGGCTCCCGAAGTTTTAGAAGGGGCAATTAATTTCACCAGAGATTCATTTTTACGAATCGATATGTACGCTTGTGGTCTGGTGCTTTGGGAATTAGCTTCTCGATGCACTGTACAGGAT GGACCAATAGGAGAATATAGATTACCATTTGAGGATGAAGTCGGTCTTCATCCCACGTTAGAAGATATGCAAGAAAGTGTTGTGCATAAAAAAGAAAGGCCGATCATTTTAGAAACGTGGCGTAAACATCCC GGTCTTCAATCAATTTGTGATACAATGGAAGAGTGTTGGGATCATGATGCTGAAGCACGTCTTTCAGCTTCTTGTGTAATGGAAAGAGTTGCTACATTGAGTAGGACGCTTGTTTTAAATTCGTCGACGTTAATACGAGTTGATAATACCAACGAGACTATCACCACTAAGGAATCTA AAATGTGTTTCGATGAGAAAATATTATGTATACAGTATTAA
- the LOC117601341 gene encoding uncharacterized protein LOC117601341 encodes MATSDSDRKPRVIILGGCGFIGRNLVEYLLENDLVSFIRIVDKVPPQTAWLNPKHQQLFEHPSVEFKSANLINAASCQNAFASDESIDYVINCAGETKSGQTDPVYKEGIYKLSMNCAQQAAKLQVNRYVEISSGNFNATDKNPLKEEDNGEPWTFVAKYKLLVENDLKNIPDLKYTILRPAIVYGCGDRNGLAPRLVVGAVYKHLGEMMKLLWGPDLHMNTVHVRDVARAIWHVMNKPEAIGQTYNVVDEGDSTQGSISAIVSELFNINHDYWGTALSTLAKTDMSSVVEEVNDKHMGPWADACNKDGVENSPLSPYIDQELLYNKHLYMQPGKLTSTGFSYFYPKLTKDALKEVLDDYVNMKIFPHSLVL; translated from the exons ATGGCAACGTCTGATTCTGATAGAAAGCCAAGAGTCATAATTTTAGGAG GATGCGGTTTCATAGGACGTAATCTTGTGGAATACTTATTGGAGAACGATCTCGTGTCTTTTATACGTATCGTAGACAAAGTACCTCCGCAAACAGCTTGGCTCAATCCTAAACACCAACAGTTATTTGAACATCCTTCAGTCGAATTTAAAAgtgctaatttaattaatgcag CATCTTGTCAGAATGCATTTGCGTCAGATGAGTCAATTGATTATGTGATTAATTGTGCTGGAGAAACAAAAAGTGGTCAAACAGATCCTGTATATAAAGAGGGAATTTATAAGCTGAGCATGAATTGTGCTCAGCAAGCAGCAAAACTACAGGTTAATCGTTATGTAGAAATATCATCTGGTAATTTCAATGCTACTGATAAA aATCCTCTCAAAGAGGAAGATAATGGGGAACCATGGACATTTGTTGCCAAGTATAAATTACTGGtagaaaatgatttaaaaaacatACCAGATTTGAAGTATACAATACTTAGACCAGCTATTGTCTATGGTTGTGGAGACAGAAATGGTTTAG CACCACGTTTAGTAGTGGGAGCAGTTTATAAACATTTGGGAGAAATGATGAAATTACTTTGGGGACCAGATCTTCATATGAACACAGTTCATGTGAGAGATGTAGCTAGAGCTATTTGGCATGTTATGAATAAGCCAGAGGCTATTGGTCAAACATACAATGTTGTTGACGAAGGTGATTCAACTCAAGGTTCAATCAGTGCAATTGTTTCAGAGTTGTTTAATATCAATCATGATTACTGGGGTACTGCACTGTCTACATTAGCTAAA ACAGACATGAGTTCTGTAGTCGAAGAAGTAAATGATAAACATATGGGACCTTGGGCAGATGCTTGTAACAAAGATGGAGTGGAAAATAGTCCTCTTTCTCCATATATTGATCAAGAACTTCTTTATAACAAACATTTATATATGCAACCAGGAAAATTAACAAGTACTGGATTTAGTTATTTTTATCCAAAACTCACAAAAGATGCTTTAAAAGAG GTTTTGGATGACTATGTAAACATGAAGATATTTCCACATTCCTTGGTTTTATGA
- the put gene encoding activin A receptor type 2 punt isoform X3, whose product MMSAYATILPYLILGLLGPTLGHDVKGSSVCEFYNETMCTESQQECSGREECGPHDPGKRNHCYVLWQIDNATKKSIIKLKGCFLDSNDCYDRPHCIENSAERKKELFFCCCDGNMCNQNFTWDPHPTSSSKPGIQDPEPVPNTEQQIITLVLSISIPMLLLAIVLPFLYWCYRRRKLRYFNEVPTLEPLPLPQPSPNLGLRPIQLLEIKARGRFGAVWKAQLKNEIVAVKVFPIQDKQSWQTEQEIFKLAHMDHEDILRFIGVEKRGDNLQTEFWLITAYHEKGSLCDYLKANVVTWPEMCRIAESMARGLMHLHEEIPANKADGYKPAVAHRDFKSKNVLLKSDMSACIADFGLALIFHPGKPCGDTHGQVGTRRYMAPEVLEGAINFTRDSFLRIDMYACGLVLWELASRCTVQDGPIGEYRLPFEDEVGLHPTLEDMQESVVHKKERPIILETWRKHPGLQSICDTMEECWDHDAEARLSASCVMERVATLSRTLVLNSSTLIRVDNTNETITTKESKMCFDEKILCIQY is encoded by the exons ATGATGTCCGCATATGCGACCATACTGCCATATCTCATCCTAGGATTGTTAG GTCCTACATTAGGGCACGATGTCAAAGGATCTTCAGTTTgcgaattttataatgaaacaaTGTGTACAGAATCCCAACAAGAATGTTCAGGAAGAGAAGAATGTGGACCACATGATCCAGGCAAAAGAAATCATTGTTATGTATTATGGCAAATTGACAATGCTACTAAAAAATCTATAATTAAGTTAaag ggGTGCTTTTTGGATAGTAATGATTGTTATGATAGACCACACTGCATTGAAAACAGTgcagaaaggaaaaaagaattatttttttgttGTTGCGATGGAAATATGTGTAATCAGAATTTTACATGGGATCCTCATCCAACTTCTTCTTCCAAACCTGGTATACAAG ATCCAGAACCTGTTCCAAATACAGAGCAACAAATAATAACACTCGTTTTATCAATATCAATACCTATGCTTCTTCTTGCTATTGTTCTGCCATTTTTGTATTGGTGTTATCGGCGGAGGAAGTTGAGATATTTCAACGAG GTTCCAACATTAGAACCTCTTCCATTACCACAACCATCTCCTAATTTGGGATTGCGTCCAATACAGCTTTTAGAGATTAAAGCTCGTGGTCGTTTTGGAGCAGTGTGGAAGGcacaattgaaaaatgaaattgttgcTGTAAAAGTATTTCCTATACAAGACAAACAGTCTTGGCAAACTGAACAAGAGATTTTCAAACTAGCACATATGGACCATGAAGATATATTACGTTTCATAGGTGTTGAAAAAAGAGGGGATAATTTACAAACTGAATTCTGGTTAATCACTGCATACCATGAAAAAGGTTCATTATGTGATTATTTGAAAGCAAATGTTGTTACATGGCCTGAAATGTGTAGAATAGCAGAATCTATGGCAAG AGGCTTGATGCACTTACATGAGGAAATTCCAGCCAATAAAGCAGATGGCTATAAACCTGCTGTGGCTCATAGGGATTTCAAGTCAAAAAATGTATTGCTAAAATCTGATATGAGTGCCTGTATAGCAGATTTTGGTTTAGCACTAATATTTCATCCCGGAAAACCCTGCGGCGATACCCACGGGCAG GTTGGAACGAGAAGGTATATGGCTCCCGAAGTTTTAGAAGGGGCAATTAATTTCACCAGAGATTCATTTTTACGAATCGATATGTACGCTTGTGGTCTGGTGCTTTGGGAATTAGCTTCTCGATGCACTGTACAGGAT GGACCAATAGGAGAATATAGATTACCATTTGAGGATGAAGTCGGTCTTCATCCCACGTTAGAAGATATGCAAGAAAGTGTTGTGCATAAAAAAGAAAGGCCGATCATTTTAGAAACGTGGCGTAAACATCCC GGTCTTCAATCAATTTGTGATACAATGGAAGAGTGTTGGGATCATGATGCTGAAGCACGTCTTTCAGCTTCTTGTGTAATGGAAAGAGTTGCTACATTGAGTAGGACGCTTGTTTTAAATTCGTCGACGTTAATACGAGTTGATAATACCAACGAGACTATCACCACTAAGGAATCTA AAATGTGTTTCGATGAGAAAATATTATGTATACAGTATTAA
- the put gene encoding activin A receptor type 2 punt isoform X4: MMSAYATILPYLILGLLGPTLGHDVKGSSVCEFYNETMCTESQQECSGREECGPHDPGKRNHCYVLWQIDNATKKSIIKLKGCFLDSNDCYDRPHCIENSAERKKELFFCCCDGNMCNQNFTWDPHPTSSSKPDPEPVPNTEQQIITLVLSISIPMLLLAIVLPFLYWCYRRRKLRYFNEVPTLEPLPLPQPSPNLGLRPIQLLEIKARGRFGAVWKAQLKNEIVAVKVFPIQDKQSWQTEQEIFKLAHMDHEDILRFIGVEKRGDNLQTEFWLITAYHEKGSLCDYLKANVVTWPEMCRIAESMARGLMHLHEEIPANKADGYKPAVAHRDFKSKNVLLKSDMSACIADFGLALIFHPGKPCGDTHGQVGTRRYMAPEVLEGAINFTRDSFLRIDMYACGLVLWELASRCTVQDGPIGEYRLPFEDEVGLHPTLEDMQESVVHKKERPIILETWRKHPGLQSICDTMEECWDHDAEARLSASCVMERVATLSRTLVLNSSTLIRVDNTNETITTKESKMCFDEKILCIQY; this comes from the exons ATGATGTCCGCATATGCGACCATACTGCCATATCTCATCCTAGGATTGTTAG GTCCTACATTAGGGCACGATGTCAAAGGATCTTCAGTTTgcgaattttataatgaaacaaTGTGTACAGAATCCCAACAAGAATGTTCAGGAAGAGAAGAATGTGGACCACATGATCCAGGCAAAAGAAATCATTGTTATGTATTATGGCAAATTGACAATGCTACTAAAAAATCTATAATTAAGTTAaag ggGTGCTTTTTGGATAGTAATGATTGTTATGATAGACCACACTGCATTGAAAACAGTgcagaaaggaaaaaagaattatttttttgttGTTGCGATGGAAATATGTGTAATCAGAATTTTACATGGGATCCTCATCCAACTTCTTCTTCCAAACCTG ATCCAGAACCTGTTCCAAATACAGAGCAACAAATAATAACACTCGTTTTATCAATATCAATACCTATGCTTCTTCTTGCTATTGTTCTGCCATTTTTGTATTGGTGTTATCGGCGGAGGAAGTTGAGATATTTCAACGAG GTTCCAACATTAGAACCTCTTCCATTACCACAACCATCTCCTAATTTGGGATTGCGTCCAATACAGCTTTTAGAGATTAAAGCTCGTGGTCGTTTTGGAGCAGTGTGGAAGGcacaattgaaaaatgaaattgttgcTGTAAAAGTATTTCCTATACAAGACAAACAGTCTTGGCAAACTGAACAAGAGATTTTCAAACTAGCACATATGGACCATGAAGATATATTACGTTTCATAGGTGTTGAAAAAAGAGGGGATAATTTACAAACTGAATTCTGGTTAATCACTGCATACCATGAAAAAGGTTCATTATGTGATTATTTGAAAGCAAATGTTGTTACATGGCCTGAAATGTGTAGAATAGCAGAATCTATGGCAAG AGGCTTGATGCACTTACATGAGGAAATTCCAGCCAATAAAGCAGATGGCTATAAACCTGCTGTGGCTCATAGGGATTTCAAGTCAAAAAATGTATTGCTAAAATCTGATATGAGTGCCTGTATAGCAGATTTTGGTTTAGCACTAATATTTCATCCCGGAAAACCCTGCGGCGATACCCACGGGCAG GTTGGAACGAGAAGGTATATGGCTCCCGAAGTTTTAGAAGGGGCAATTAATTTCACCAGAGATTCATTTTTACGAATCGATATGTACGCTTGTGGTCTGGTGCTTTGGGAATTAGCTTCTCGATGCACTGTACAGGAT GGACCAATAGGAGAATATAGATTACCATTTGAGGATGAAGTCGGTCTTCATCCCACGTTAGAAGATATGCAAGAAAGTGTTGTGCATAAAAAAGAAAGGCCGATCATTTTAGAAACGTGGCGTAAACATCCC GGTCTTCAATCAATTTGTGATACAATGGAAGAGTGTTGGGATCATGATGCTGAAGCACGTCTTTCAGCTTCTTGTGTAATGGAAAGAGTTGCTACATTGAGTAGGACGCTTGTTTTAAATTCGTCGACGTTAATACGAGTTGATAATACCAACGAGACTATCACCACTAAGGAATCTA AAATGTGTTTCGATGAGAAAATATTATGTATACAGTATTAA
- the put gene encoding activin A receptor type 2 punt isoform X2 — translation MMSAYATILPYLILGLLGPTLGHDVKGSSVCEFYNETMCTESQQECSGREECGPHDPGKRNHCYVLWQIDNATKKSIIKLKGCFLDSNDCYDRPHCIENSAERKKELFFCCCDGNMCNQNFTWDPHPTSSSKPDPEPVPNTEQQIITLVLSISIPMLLLAIVLPFLYWCYRRRKLRYFNEVWKAYVPTLEPLPLPQPSPNLGLRPIQLLEIKARGRFGAVWKAQLKNEIVAVKVFPIQDKQSWQTEQEIFKLAHMDHEDILRFIGVEKRGDNLQTEFWLITAYHEKGSLCDYLKANVVTWPEMCRIAESMARGLMHLHEEIPANKADGYKPAVAHRDFKSKNVLLKSDMSACIADFGLALIFHPGKPCGDTHGQVGTRRYMAPEVLEGAINFTRDSFLRIDMYACGLVLWELASRCTVQDGPIGEYRLPFEDEVGLHPTLEDMQESVVHKKERPIILETWRKHPGLQSICDTMEECWDHDAEARLSASCVMERVATLSRTLVLNSSTLIRVDNTNETITTKESKMCFDEKILCIQY, via the exons ATGATGTCCGCATATGCGACCATACTGCCATATCTCATCCTAGGATTGTTAG GTCCTACATTAGGGCACGATGTCAAAGGATCTTCAGTTTgcgaattttataatgaaacaaTGTGTACAGAATCCCAACAAGAATGTTCAGGAAGAGAAGAATGTGGACCACATGATCCAGGCAAAAGAAATCATTGTTATGTATTATGGCAAATTGACAATGCTACTAAAAAATCTATAATTAAGTTAaag ggGTGCTTTTTGGATAGTAATGATTGTTATGATAGACCACACTGCATTGAAAACAGTgcagaaaggaaaaaagaattatttttttgttGTTGCGATGGAAATATGTGTAATCAGAATTTTACATGGGATCCTCATCCAACTTCTTCTTCCAAACCTG ATCCAGAACCTGTTCCAAATACAGAGCAACAAATAATAACACTCGTTTTATCAATATCAATACCTATGCTTCTTCTTGCTATTGTTCTGCCATTTTTGTATTGGTGTTATCGGCGGAGGAAGTTGAGATATTTCAACGAGGTTTGGAAGGCATAT GTTCCAACATTAGAACCTCTTCCATTACCACAACCATCTCCTAATTTGGGATTGCGTCCAATACAGCTTTTAGAGATTAAAGCTCGTGGTCGTTTTGGAGCAGTGTGGAAGGcacaattgaaaaatgaaattgttgcTGTAAAAGTATTTCCTATACAAGACAAACAGTCTTGGCAAACTGAACAAGAGATTTTCAAACTAGCACATATGGACCATGAAGATATATTACGTTTCATAGGTGTTGAAAAAAGAGGGGATAATTTACAAACTGAATTCTGGTTAATCACTGCATACCATGAAAAAGGTTCATTATGTGATTATTTGAAAGCAAATGTTGTTACATGGCCTGAAATGTGTAGAATAGCAGAATCTATGGCAAG AGGCTTGATGCACTTACATGAGGAAATTCCAGCCAATAAAGCAGATGGCTATAAACCTGCTGTGGCTCATAGGGATTTCAAGTCAAAAAATGTATTGCTAAAATCTGATATGAGTGCCTGTATAGCAGATTTTGGTTTAGCACTAATATTTCATCCCGGAAAACCCTGCGGCGATACCCACGGGCAG GTTGGAACGAGAAGGTATATGGCTCCCGAAGTTTTAGAAGGGGCAATTAATTTCACCAGAGATTCATTTTTACGAATCGATATGTACGCTTGTGGTCTGGTGCTTTGGGAATTAGCTTCTCGATGCACTGTACAGGAT GGACCAATAGGAGAATATAGATTACCATTTGAGGATGAAGTCGGTCTTCATCCCACGTTAGAAGATATGCAAGAAAGTGTTGTGCATAAAAAAGAAAGGCCGATCATTTTAGAAACGTGGCGTAAACATCCC GGTCTTCAATCAATTTGTGATACAATGGAAGAGTGTTGGGATCATGATGCTGAAGCACGTCTTTCAGCTTCTTGTGTAATGGAAAGAGTTGCTACATTGAGTAGGACGCTTGTTTTAAATTCGTCGACGTTAATACGAGTTGATAATACCAACGAGACTATCACCACTAAGGAATCTA AAATGTGTTTCGATGAGAAAATATTATGTATACAGTATTAA